A stretch of DNA from Nitrospira sp. KM1:
GGCAGCTTGGGCTCAGGCTCCTTCGCCACAGAAGCAATCTCTAGCATTACCGTGTCGCCTATCTTTACGCCAGAAGCTTCACGCAGCGCTTTACTGACTTTTAACCAGTGGCTCAGTTGACCATCCGGCTCTAGCGTGTCTCGAAAGGGATGACCGTTGATCGTTCCTTCTATGCTCGTTCTACCGCGCCGTGGGAGCTTTTCGCTTGCGAACTTTGGCAAAACCAGAAAAGCCCAGGAATTCTCCTCGGCTGACTTGCCTGGGCGAAGCAGTTTTGCTTTGAAGCGTGACATTTTTGTGACTTGGCCCATAGTTCCTACCAACAGCGCCTAACTAATAAGTCTGCTGCAGGCGATCTGGGCAACGTAGCACGGAAACCCACGCAGTCCAGCGGCCGGCAAGTCTAAAAAGAAATCCGTCACTTATCAAGATACCACTCCGCTTGGCCATCCCCGGATAGACTGCGAATCCCGCAGGATATCCGGGCGATGGATAGTAGCTATGCGCTGAAAAGGAAATGGTTCAGTGCAGCTGAACGGCTATGTCTTCTGGTAGAAGGGCAAGGTGTAGACTGCGGCGTCGTGGCGCGTTCCGTCGATTTCGACCGACACCGCACTGCCGGCATTACTGAAGTCCCGCAAGGGGAAGCCCAACGCAATGACGGAGTTCATCTGAGGCGAGTATACGGCGCTGCTGATCCAGCCTATTTCCCGGTCTCCGCTAAAGAGCTTTGAACCCTTCGGGGGAACAGTGGCGTCCTTCAGTACCAAGCCCACCAGCTTTCTTCTCACATTGCCGTAGGTATCCATTCGGGCCACGACTTCCTGCCCAGGATAGCACCCCTTGTTGAGGCTGAAAGCTTTGCTCTCCAGATTGGCCTCCGGAGGCACGATATCTTCGTTGAGGTCTGCTCCGGTTCTAGGAATCCCGGCTTCGATCCGCAGGGCCTCCAGGGCTTGTCTGCCGACTGGGATGATGCCAAACGTCGATCCCGCTTCCATGAGACGTTCCCACGCCGCAACGAGACCATCGGAGGGAATCAGGATTTCAAAATCGCGTTCGCCAGTTTCTTCCGAAGCAATGATCATTGCCGATTGTCCCGCGATCGTTGCCGAGGTGAAATCGACCGGCATCAGATCGCCGACTCCGGCTCCAAATGCCGTCTGTATGACGCTTGCGGCGTGCGGGCCGCCCACGAGCAGAAGCCCCCAAGTCTCGGAACAATTTTCAATTTTGGCCTTCGTGCCGTATAAGAGAAATTTTCTGAGAGCGGCATAGGTGGCATCGCCGATTTCGCCCACATCTTCCAGTATGACGACATCTGTCTCCATATAGCACCGGAAGTACGAAATCATCTTGCCCTTATGCGTCAGGAAGCTCGAATATCGTCCTTGGCCGTGTTGGAGCGGCAGGATATCATTACTGATGATGCTCTGAAGCCATTTGATGCGGTCCTCGCCGGTGACGCGAGACTTGCCCCGGTGAGAAAGATCGGCCAGTCCCACAGATTGGCGGACGGCATGGTGTTCGCCCGTAGGGTCACCATAGTGCAAAGGGACCGTCCAGCCCGCGACTTCCTCAAAGGTCGCTCCGGATCGAGCATGATGATCGTGGAGGCGTGACGCTCTCATGCAGCGGCTCCTGTGACTTCTTCCAGCAGATCCTTCGTCCTGGCAGAAAATTCATTGCGAGAGACGATTTTTGTGACGCCCATTGCTCTTGCGCGGCTCCAGGTATCCACCTCCTCGTGATTCGCGAATGCAAGGATGGGGATGGCCTGCAGGCGAGGATTGGACTTGAGCGTCTCCAGAGCTTCAAACGCGTTGAGCACCTGGTCGTTCATGTTCAAAATGATCGCTGCCGGATTCGACGCCGACGCCTGGCCGGCGACATCCGATTGAGTCCTGGCCCGCTCGAGACGATAACCCCTCGGAAGCAAAGCATCGCGCACCTTCGTGTAGAAAAAAATATCCGTCACGGCGACCAGAATGGTTTTCCCGGAGGTGGGATCCGACACGCGTATTCTCCCTGCTTAGTTCAATGAACTGATCAGCCGACCCAGAGATTTCTTGGCCAGGACGTAGTCCGGATTGAGCGCCAGTGCCTGCTTGTACGAGGCGATGGCCTCCGTCCAATCCCCCTTTTTCTCGTAGACTCTTCCAAGGTTCAAATGAGGAAAGGCGGGACTTTCGTATCGTTTGGCCAGCATCGCCTTTTGAAACCAGGGAATGGCATCGTCGAATTCGCCTTTTTCGATCAAATAAGCGCCAATGTCGTTATAGGGGTTGCCGAACTCTGGGTCACGCTCGATAGCGCGATGACACTCATCGATAGCGTCATTGAGGCGTCCCATAAAGCTGTATGTCCAGCCGAGAAAGGTGTGGGCTTCGGCGGTAGGATGCAAATTCAACGATTGTTTGTAGAGTGAAACCGCTTCCTCCAACTCCCCTTTCATTTGCCGCTCGTATGCCCGTTGGAATAACTGCCAGGCTTCCCGCTTGTCCTCATCGCGCCCCTCGCCTTGTATCAGAAAATCCTGTACATCCATGTGTGGCTCTTGAAACTCGTCCTCAGTCGTTCGCTCTCCGCCTCGGGGCGCTCTCTCCATGCGGCCTTGCTGAATAACGGGTATGAAGAGCCGCAGGGAAGGAAGTCGAGAACATTCTCTTACTCCTGCTTCAGTTTCTTCTTGATCAGTTCCGCGCCATAGCGTCCGGACAACAGCATGGATCCGAATGCGGGACCCATGCGAGGCGTTCCGTGTACGGCGGCGACGGCCAATCCGATGACAAAACATCCAGGATAGACTTCGCCGGTATGGTCCATGACGTCTTCTTCAGAGCGGGAGACCCACATGGCGCCGTTTCCCGGTACCTCGGTGTAGAGACTTCGCTTATGAAGGAGATTCACGACAGCGGCATCGTGACCGGTCGCATCGACGACGATCTTGCTTTCCAGCGCAATAGGATCGACGTGAATCACGTCGTGGCCGGCCATTTCCGCCGTGGTATTATTGACCACGACGCCTTCGAGCGCGCCGTCGCGACGAAGTATGAGGTCCACCACTCTCGTGAGGTTCAGGACGCGCGCGCCTCCCCGATAGGCCGCCGCGATCAGCGCTCCGGTGGCATGTGGAGGATCTACGATATACATGCCATCGCAATCTTTGATCTTTTTACAGGGGACGTCCAAGTTCTCAAGGATCTTATGGGCCGGCGCGCAAATAGTGGCCTTATTCATCAGATAGCCGCCGTGCCAGAACCCCCCGCCGAGAGCCAAGCTCTGTTCGACGATGACGGTCCGGAATCCCATTTCCGCGAGATCATGCGCGCAGATCAAACCTGACGGTCCGGCGCCGACGACGATGACGTCGCTTTCGATCAATTGGTCGAACTCTTTGTAGTATTCCCGTGCGATCTGTCGGGTGATATCCCGTTCCCGCAGTGGCGCCGGTTTAGGTTTGCCCATTGTCTGCTCCTTGCCCACGCTGAATCACTGTAGAGAGGTCGTTTGGCGCGCGCTCCCCGGTTCGACGACCGCCGCAGCGGCTACCGATAGATTTCCGCTCCGGTTTTCTTGAATTCTTCCGCTTTTTCCTTCATGCCAATCTGGATCGCCTGGTCTTCACGAACGCGCTTGGCGGCCGCATATTCACGCACGTCCTGGGTGATTTTCATGGAACAGAAATGCGGTCCGCACATACTGCAGAAGTGCGAGACCTTCGCCGCGTTGTCGGGAAGGGTCTCATCGTGAAATTGTTTGGCCGTGTCCGGGTCGAGTGACAGGTGGAACTGATCCTCCCATCGGAACTCGAATCGAGCCTTCGAGAGGGCGTTGTCACGGATCTGCGCGCCGGGATGACCCTTGGCCAGGTCGGCGGCGTGCGCGGCGATTTTGTAGGTGACGACACCAGTCTTGACGTCTTCCCGGTCGGGCAATCCCAGGTGTTCCTTCGGAGTGACGTAGCACAGCATGGCGCAGCCGTACCATCCGATCATCGCTGCGCCAATGCCTGATGTGATGTGATCGTATCCCGGTGCAATATCCGTGGTGAGAGGCCCGAGGGTATAAAACGGCGCCTCCTGGCACTCTTTCAACTGTTTCTCCATGTTGACCTGGATCATGTGCATGGGAACATGGCCGGGTCCCTCGATCATGACCTGCACGTCATGTGTCCAGGCGATTTTGGTCAATTCGCCCAGGGTTTCGAGTTCCGCGAACTGCGCCTCATCGTTGGCGTCCGCGATCGAGCCGGGCCGCAATCCGTCTCCGAGGCTGAACGACACATCGTAGGCTTTCATGATTTCACAGATGTCTTCGAAGTGTGTATAGGCGAAGTTTTCTTGATGATGCGCGAGGCACCACTTGGCATGGATGGATCCGCCTCGGGAGACGATTCCGGTCATTCGCCGTGCCGTCATCGGCACATAGCCCAGGCGGACACCGGCATGGATGGTGAAGTAATCCACTCCCTGTTCTGCCTGTTCGATCAACGTGTCACGATAGATCTCCCAGGTCAGGTCTTCCGCTTTCCCTCCCACCTTTTCGAGAGCCTGATAAATAGGTACGGTGCCGATGGGAACCGGAGAGTTGCGAATGATCCATTCCCGCGTTTCGTGAATGTTCTTCCCCGTCGAGAGATCCATGACCGTATCGGCGCCCCATCGGATGGACCAGATCATCTTTTCGACTTCTTCTTCGATGGATGAGGCGACTGCCGAATTCCCGATGTTCGAATTGATCTTCACGAGAAAATTCCGGCCGATGATCATCGGTTCGGTTTCAGGATGATTGATATTGGCGGGAATGATCGCCCGGCCGCGCGCCACTTCGTCGCGGACGAACTCCGGCGTCATCGCCTTCGGCATGCCGGCGCCCCAGGCCTGGCCGGGATGTTGAACCGTCCCGCCGCCGTGCCCGTTTCTCGATGCAAGCTCGCGGGCTATCTCGCGTGATTGGTTTTCCCGGATGGCGATAAATTCCATTTCCGGAGTCACGATGCCTTTGCGCGCATAGTGAATTTGAGTGACATTCAATCCTGGTTTTGCGCGAAGCGGTTTGCGAATGTGCTGAAAACGGACGTCTGCGAGTTTCGGGTCGGCCGCGCGTAACTGGCCGTACTGCGAGGTCACGTCTGAGAGCTGCTCGACATCGCCGCGTGAAAGAATCCATTCGTGCCTGGTGGGGGCGAGCCCAGCCCTGATGTCGATGGTCGCCGAGGGATCGGTGTAGGGGCCTGACGTGTCGTATACGGTGATCGGCTCGTTCGGAAGGGGTGTTCCGCCGTTCATGGGGCGGGTCGGACTCAAGCTGATTTCACGCATGGGGACTCGCACACCGGCTCGCGTCCCAACGACGTGCACCTTTTTCGATGCCGGAAACGGTTCGGTGGTTAGCGTGCTCTGTCCGGGAGAATTTCCGTTACGCGTTGAACCATTTTGTTGTGTGTGATCACTCATGGGCAGATCCTTTCTCGGAACAATGGACGCGCAAGTACCCGCTCGCTTCTAATCTGCAGAGGACAAATGGGGGGTAAATCGAGGCCGACGGCTGATCCGCTTCCCTACGCTGGTATTACCCAGGTCAGGTTCCAAGGGTCATCCGACCGATGATCGATCGGATTCTCAGCCGCTAGGCTCCCCCAGCTATTAACCGAAATCGTATGCTCCGTCTCCTTCGAAGTCAACGGGTTATTAGGCCTATCCAAGCTGATGCCGAGTGGACCTGCCCGGCTGGGACTTCTACCCGCCGGTGGATTCGTTGATTGTCGGCTGGACGTATCGTAAAATTAGAATCCAACCGAGGAGTCGAGGTATTGTGAGCGCCGTCACATCAGTTCTCAAACCCATTAGCGAGTATCAAGCCCTTTCTCCCGAACAGTTGTTCAAGCGAACGGCTGAGGC
This window harbors:
- a CDS encoding aminomethyltransferase family protein, whose amino-acid sequence is MRASRLHDHHARSGATFEEVAGWTVPLHYGDPTGEHHAVRQSVGLADLSHRGKSRVTGEDRIKWLQSIISNDILPLQHGQGRYSSFLTHKGKMISYFRCYMETDVVILEDVGEIGDATYAALRKFLLYGTKAKIENCSETWGLLLVGGPHAASVIQTAFGAGVGDLMPVDFTSATIAGQSAMIIASEETGERDFEILIPSDGLVAAWERLMEAGSTFGIIPVGRQALEALRIEAGIPRTGADLNEDIVPPEANLESKAFSLNKGCYPGQEVVARMDTYGNVRRKLVGLVLKDATVPPKGSKLFSGDREIGWISSAVYSPQMNSVIALGFPLRDFSNAGSAVSVEIDGTRHDAAVYTLPFYQKT
- a CDS encoding two-component system response regulator translates to MSDPTSGKTILVAVTDIFFYTKVRDALLPRGYRLERARTQSDVAGQASASNPAAIILNMNDQVLNAFEALETLKSNPRLQAIPILAFANHEEVDTWSRARAMGVTKIVSRNEFSARTKDLLEEVTGAAA
- a CDS encoding YdeI/OmpD-associated family protein, whose product is MGQVTKMSRFKAKLLRPGKSAEENSWAFLVLPKFASEKLPRRGRTSIEGTINGHPFRDTLEPDGQLSHWLKVSKALREASGVKIGDTVMLEIASVAKEPEPKLPSDFQEALVASPEAKAVWDSTTTIARVHWVESAKRAKTRKNRGENACAMLASGKKQVCCFDQSGFYSKSLSAPEAEE
- a CDS encoding tetratricopeptide repeat protein, whose protein sequence is MDVQDFLIQGEGRDEDKREAWQLFQRAYERQMKGELEEAVSLYKQSLNLHPTAEAHTFLGWTYSFMGRLNDAIDECHRAIERDPEFGNPYNDIGAYLIEKGEFDDAIPWFQKAMLAKRYESPAFPHLNLGRVYEKKGDWTEAIASYKQALALNPDYVLAKKSLGRLISSLN
- a CDS encoding sulfide-dependent adenosine diphosphate thiazole synthase encodes the protein MGKPKPAPLRERDITRQIAREYYKEFDQLIESDVIVVGAGPSGLICAHDLAEMGFRTVIVEQSLALGGGFWHGGYLMNKATICAPAHKILENLDVPCKKIKDCDGMYIVDPPHATGALIAAAYRGGARVLNLTRVVDLILRRDGALEGVVVNNTTAEMAGHDVIHVDPIALESKIVVDATGHDAAVVNLLHKRSLYTEVPGNGAMWVSRSEEDVMDHTGEVYPGCFVIGLAVAAVHGTPRMGPAFGSMLLSGRYGAELIKKKLKQE
- the thiC gene encoding phosphomethylpyrimidine synthase ThiC, with translation MSDHTQQNGSTRNGNSPGQSTLTTEPFPASKKVHVVGTRAGVRVPMREISLSPTRPMNGGTPLPNEPITVYDTSGPYTDPSATIDIRAGLAPTRHEWILSRGDVEQLSDVTSQYGQLRAADPKLADVRFQHIRKPLRAKPGLNVTQIHYARKGIVTPEMEFIAIRENQSREIARELASRNGHGGGTVQHPGQAWGAGMPKAMTPEFVRDEVARGRAIIPANINHPETEPMIIGRNFLVKINSNIGNSAVASSIEEEVEKMIWSIRWGADTVMDLSTGKNIHETREWIIRNSPVPIGTVPIYQALEKVGGKAEDLTWEIYRDTLIEQAEQGVDYFTIHAGVRLGYVPMTARRMTGIVSRGGSIHAKWCLAHHQENFAYTHFEDICEIMKAYDVSFSLGDGLRPGSIADANDEAQFAELETLGELTKIAWTHDVQVMIEGPGHVPMHMIQVNMEKQLKECQEAPFYTLGPLTTDIAPGYDHITSGIGAAMIGWYGCAMLCYVTPKEHLGLPDREDVKTGVVTYKIAAHAADLAKGHPGAQIRDNALSKARFEFRWEDQFHLSLDPDTAKQFHDETLPDNAAKVSHFCSMCGPHFCSMKITQDVREYAAAKRVREDQAIQIGMKEKAEEFKKTGAEIYR